One Deltaproteobacteria bacterium genomic window carries:
- a CDS encoding AAA family ATPase yields the protein MKLAISGKGGVGKTTVASLIIRAFNELGKRVLAIDADPDANLASALGIPDADKIVPIAEMKDLVEERTGMRPGTVGGMFKMNPKVDDLPEKLSAKKDGILLMRLGGVQKGGGGCICPESTLLKALISHIVLARDDVVVMDMEAGIEHLGRGTAQAVNKLIVVVEPGQRSVETARHIRQLASQIKLDKVALVGNKIRGEQDREFLKKNMPDFEFLGFIPYDEAIIEADLKGESPYDQDTEAKAIVRKMIDSIQS from the coding sequence ATGAAATTAGCCATCAGCGGCAAAGGCGGCGTTGGGAAAACCACCGTAGCCTCGCTCATTATCCGCGCTTTTAACGAACTCGGTAAACGGGTTCTCGCAATAGATGCCGATCCGGACGCCAACCTGGCCAGCGCATTGGGTATTCCAGATGCGGACAAAATCGTTCCCATAGCGGAAATGAAAGACCTTGTCGAGGAGCGTACGGGCATGCGTCCCGGCACGGTGGGCGGCATGTTCAAAATGAATCCCAAGGTGGACGACCTGCCGGAGAAACTCTCTGCCAAAAAGGACGGGATCTTGCTCATGCGCCTCGGAGGTGTCCAGAAAGGGGGAGGAGGGTGTATCTGTCCGGAGAGCACCTTGCTGAAGGCCCTCATATCACATATCGTGCTGGCCCGAGACGATGTCGTGGTCATGGACATGGAGGCCGGCATAGAGCACCTCGGCCGGGGTACGGCTCAGGCGGTCAACAAACTGATCGTGGTGGTCGAGCCGGGCCAAAGGAGCGTGGAAACCGCGCGCCACATCCGGCAATTGGCCTCGCAGATCAAGCTCGATAAGGTGGCCCTGGTAGGAAACAAGATCCGGGGAGAACAGGATCGGGAATTTCTGAAAAAGAACATGCCGGACTTCGAGTTCCTGGGATTCATCCCTTATGATGAGGCCATTATCGAAGCGGACCTCAAAGGGGAGTCTCCGTACGATCAGGACACGGAGGCGAAAGCCATCGTACGGAAGATGATCGACTCCATTCAGTCCTAG
- a CDS encoding amidohydrolase family protein, which yields MNDDSHSSTRNQETVSPPPRVHRAKWVMMTPDRIIENGAVTVVGNTISRVEPWGNGSASSSRRVTDHGTGLLMAGAINAHTHLDLSALKGRVHGSGTFLSWVRSLLQERGRMDPEAAESEALSAARNLCSRGTACVADIGAGPAGIQRLRQANLCGWFLWEVLGGSPLPRASLSKPLLNAASCEPGLSLAGHAPHTTPSETLVSAKQRTKEKGLLFSIHLAESEEEAAFIRTGKGEWADFLSERGITLVLPRTQRDTPVAYANELGLLDERTLAVHLRLAVWEDLRRLAEARCNVCICPRSNMRMYGTMPPVEDMLRAGIRPALGTDSLASVDDLDVWKEAAFLARQLPNLSPRDIMAMATSNGARALGLHSHFGELIPGRRAFMAFLSLDGYTAEDVLERAVYGEERKGVKSALGSCSDTL from the coding sequence CAGTGGTCGGGAATACCATCTCGAGGGTAGAGCCATGGGGAAACGGCTCGGCCTCCTCCTCCCGTCGCGTGACGGATCACGGTACGGGCCTGCTCATGGCGGGCGCCATCAATGCGCATACCCACCTCGATCTGTCCGCTCTGAAGGGCCGGGTGCACGGGTCCGGAACGTTTCTGTCCTGGGTCCGTTCGCTCCTACAGGAAAGGGGGCGGATGGATCCCGAAGCGGCGGAATCAGAAGCTTTGTCCGCGGCAAGGAACCTGTGTTCCCGAGGGACCGCCTGCGTGGCGGACATCGGCGCCGGCCCGGCGGGCATCCAAAGGCTGAGGCAGGCGAACCTATGCGGCTGGTTTCTCTGGGAGGTGCTGGGTGGTTCGCCGTTGCCCCGGGCGTCCCTGAGCAAGCCGCTTCTCAACGCCGCGTCCTGTGAACCGGGTCTGTCCCTGGCGGGTCATGCACCGCACACAACGCCTTCGGAAACGCTCGTTTCCGCTAAACAACGCACGAAGGAAAAGGGATTGCTGTTCTCCATCCACCTGGCGGAGTCGGAAGAGGAAGCCGCATTTATCCGCACGGGAAAGGGCGAGTGGGCCGACTTTCTAAGCGAACGGGGCATCACTCTCGTTCTCCCTCGAACCCAACGGGATACGCCGGTCGCGTACGCCAACGAACTGGGACTCCTGGACGAAAGGACGTTGGCCGTTCATCTGAGACTGGCCGTCTGGGAGGATCTTCGCCGATTAGCGGAAGCACGCTGCAACGTATGTATCTGTCCGAGGAGCAATATGCGCATGTACGGAACCATGCCCCCGGTGGAAGACATGCTGAGAGCGGGCATTCGACCGGCTCTGGGAACGGACAGCCTCGCCAGTGTGGACGATCTGGACGTGTGGAAGGAAGCGGCGTTCCTCGCTCGTCAGCTACCGAATCTTTCGCCCCGCGACATCATGGCCATGGCCACGTCCAACGGGGCCCGGGCTTTGGGGCTCCATTCGCATTTCGGAGAGTTAATTCCGGGCAGGAGAGCGTTCATGGCGTTCCTGTCCCTCGATGGGTATACGGCGGAGGATGTTTTGGAACGGGCCGTATACGGTGAAGAAAGGAAAGGGGTCAAGTCTGCTCTTGGCTCTTGTTCCGATACACTTTGA